The following DNA comes from Methanothrix sp..
GCCAGGATGAAGAAGAGGAAGGATATGGTGCGAGCATCTCTTATCCCCTCCAGATACATATCCATGACCTTGCCCAGGTTCACACATAAGGCCGCAGCCATATACCACCAGATGCTCTCGTAAAGATAGATCATGATCAGGGTGAAGTATCCAGGAAAGGTGGGCTCATGCAGGTACTGCCAAAAGTATGCCACCCCGTTGACAGTGGCGATTACGACGAGCATCGCCGCCAGGATATAGGTTATAAAGGCGATCTTTCGGGCATAAAGGGATTTCTTGAGGGTCTGCTTGACCTCCTCCATGGAGTCGTCCAGTCCCAGTCCGCGGAATAAGAGATACAGCCCTATCGAGCCGGTGATGGCCACTATCGCCCAACTGGGGTAGCCGATCAGGCTGAAGAAGGCGAACATGAGCAGAGCCAGGGCCGGGGGGATGAATATGGTATGGCTGAGCTTGGGATCGGTGAAGAGCTGCTTTAAAAGGTAGTAGGTGCTCTCCAGGTTGGGGCTCTGCTTGACCAAGACCCGGCGCACCCCTTCCACCCTCACCCGCGAGGTTATGATGGGCAGTATGGCCTCATCCTCTGCCCCGTCTGAGACCACAACCACTCCCATGGGATGCAGGCGATCGAGCAGATCATCCAGTTGAGCGGCAAGCATTCTGTCTGAGATCAGGCCGACCTTCAGGTCCCCGGCAATGGAAGCGATCTCAGCGCTCTTCCCTGACGCAATGATCTCATCCAGTGCTTTGATCCCACCGAAGATGGTGTTGACATCCGAGTCCTCCGGGTCGGCCATGCCCAGATTCAGGGCGGCCTTTATGTTGGCCTCTCTGCCCACAACGGGGGTTATGACACCACCCTTTCGGCCCAGGTCATTGTCCCGGTCTATGCAGAGCACAAGGACATCCATGCTTTACTATTTGAAAAGATTGTACTTAAATGATTCTGTGGCAAATGACACCTGATCAATTGTCCAAAAAATATTTATTTAAAAAGAGGCGATGGACGGCTATG
Coding sequences within:
- a CDS encoding DUF373 family protein, giving the protein MDVLVLCIDRDNDLGRKGGVITPVVGREANIKAALNLGMADPEDSDVNTIFGGIKALDEIIASGKSAEIASIAGDLKVGLISDRMLAAQLDDLLDRLHPMGVVVVSDGAEDEAILPIITSRVRVEGVRRVLVKQSPNLESTYYLLKQLFTDPKLSHTIFIPPALALLMFAFFSLIGYPSWAIVAITGSIGLYLLFRGLGLDDSMEEVKQTLKKSLYARKIAFITYILAAMLVVIATVNGVAYFWQYLHEPTFPGYFTLIMIYLYESIWWYMAAALCVNLGKVMDMYLEGIRDARTISFLFFILATGLIIWSASSFILASNADLEFGIGMVESVQKLAISAIGAILITVVGINVSKRIATDEAFLPLK